One Defluviitoga tunisiensis genomic window carries:
- a CDS encoding DUF3919 family protein, translating into MKNNKYMYIFVILFAFVVVLGIYTLNKSFNKVYFIKDNETLMSRYSSSTPVKIVFSMKYFPPYEINDSKIILDFWNRLSKLPAYKHIAIDKNQEYDLITGEIYFLDGSKKHFEISNSFSIEELSLGSSGNEETNYIKSQMKALILSTENISKELLNKENKVIGFKSNNDSFKIDYNNLIELANLLKSSTIITSTDEIGKVIQDNPYPVYIIAVLKGGDQFLTINVYNEDYFSIYYLDTLLYLIKGDLLSYLKITY; encoded by the coding sequence ATGAAAAATAATAAATATATGTATATCTTTGTAATCTTATTTGCCTTTGTGGTTGTATTAGGGATATACACGTTGAATAAAAGTTTTAACAAGGTATACTTTATCAAGGATAATGAGACTTTAATGAGCAGATACTCATCTTCAACACCTGTAAAGATAGTATTTTCTATGAAATACTTTCCACCATATGAAATAAACGATTCAAAAATTATACTAGATTTTTGGAATAGGTTATCAAAACTTCCTGCCTACAAACATATAGCAATTGATAAAAATCAAGAGTATGACCTAATTACAGGTGAGATATATTTTCTAGATGGAAGTAAAAAACATTTTGAAATCTCAAACAGTTTCAGTATAGAAGAATTATCGCTTGGTTCTAGCGGAAATGAAGAGACAAATTACATTAAAAGTCAGATGAAAGCATTAATTCTCTCAACAGAAAATATCTCAAAAGAACTGCTAAATAAAGAAAACAAAGTGATTGGATTTAAATCCAATAATGATTCCTTCAAAATTGATTACAACAATCTAATCGAATTAGCCAACCTTCTAAAATCTTCAACTATAATTACTTCAACAGACGAGATTGGTAAGGTTATTCAAGACAATCCCTATCCTGTTTATATAATTGCTGTCTTAAAAGGCGGAGATCAATTTCTAACAATAAATGTGTACAATGAGGATTATTTCTCCATATACTACTTAGATACCCTTCTTTATCTCATTAAAGGAGACTTACTTTCTTACCTCAAAATCACATATTAA
- a CDS encoding ABC transporter substrate-binding protein, with protein MKKVALVGLMLVLLVFSFAELVIYSSVDEANARKILNAFSKDTGIEVKYIFLSSGPALARLEAEKNNPQADVWFGAPMSNHIIAKERDLTEPYKSTSVYGIDPNFYDVDGYFHAFYMNPLGVGVNLKVLEQIKAELPKSWADLLKPEFKNMIQYPNPQTSGTAYTFITGLISVYGEDGAMDYLKKLAKNIQSYTQSGTGPSKAVGIGQAAVAIQFTPAFFEFKEQGYPIEVVFPVEGVPYESACVSIVKGAAHKTEANTLIDWLLSKKGQQVIVDEKTYFYPVRADVNFGSLQPLSTIKLISVDEAWAAENKNRIIERWIKEVLPVK; from the coding sequence ATGAAAAAGGTAGCGTTAGTCGGATTAATGCTAGTACTATTGGTATTTTCTTTTGCAGAATTGGTCATATACAGCAGTGTCGATGAAGCAAATGCCAGAAAGATTTTAAACGCCTTTTCAAAAGACACAGGTATTGAAGTAAAGTACATTTTTCTATCTTCTGGTCCAGCATTAGCAAGATTAGAAGCAGAAAAGAATAATCCACAAGCTGATGTTTGGTTTGGTGCACCTATGTCAAACCACATTATTGCTAAAGAAAGAGACTTAACAGAGCCATACAAATCTACAAGCGTTTATGGTATAGATCCTAATTTTTATGATGTAGATGGCTATTTTCACGCTTTTTACATGAACCCGCTTGGTGTAGGAGTAAACCTAAAAGTTTTAGAACAAATAAAGGCAGAACTTCCTAAAAGTTGGGCAGACTTGTTAAAACCAGAATTTAAAAACATGATTCAGTATCCAAACCCACAAACTTCAGGTACAGCTTACACATTCATCACAGGATTAATCTCTGTTTATGGTGAAGATGGAGCAATGGACTACCTAAAAAAATTAGCTAAAAATATACAGTCTTACACACAAAGTGGAACAGGTCCTTCAAAAGCTGTAGGTATTGGACAAGCTGCTGTAGCAATTCAATTTACACCTGCATTCTTCGAATTTAAAGAACAAGGCTATCCCATTGAAGTAGTATTTCCTGTTGAAGGCGTTCCATACGAATCAGCATGTGTATCTATAGTAAAAGGTGCCGCTCACAAAACTGAAGCAAATACTTTAATCGACTGGTTACTTTCCAAAAAAGGTCAACAAGTTATAGTTGACGAAAAAACATACTTCTATCCAGTAAGAGCAGACGTAAACTTTGGAAGCTTACAACCACTATCAACAATTAAGTTAATCTCTGTTGATGAAGCATGGGCAGCAGAAAACAAGAACAGAATTATTGAAAGATGGATAAAAGAAGTGTTACCTGTTAAATAA
- a CDS encoding sensor histidine kinase: protein MMKNSIRSQILFINIAFAVLILTIIFFVTLNTFQKNIIDITVDRMTEYSQETQIYLMNYLKDYEYSDVYDEFKKLSPFASDYFSKKFELYLEVYDIRKNLLSNTYTNEQYYVYQDIYYAINGMKNYIIKSEDDKKILFFASPVFYNNEVIGAIRFIYPMNSEFLLIDKIKVTLAIIGVLAIFVSLILNYFFSNTITRPIEKLKYETERIANGDLSTHIDIQSNEEINSLVNSFNIMVEKLEHYIQSLNEEKERQKIFTDNITHELKTPITAILGHADLLQRLTNEEDKKVSLNYVVSEGNRLLKLVEELLEISRINKDSFNFDFKNHNIKDLINECLGILNPRFKKFGIVVDNNVEEKSLIFDYEKIKQVVLNVLDNAIVHSKCSEITITSEVNEEYCYLIIQDNGIGIDEKTQERLFNPFFTPKKQKSFGLGLYISKEIMKKHHGDINIISQINNGTKAILKLPLNLKGDHYKHEK from the coding sequence ATGATGAAGAATAGCATAAGAAGTCAAATTTTATTTATTAACATTGCGTTCGCAGTATTAATTCTAACAATAATTTTCTTTGTTACGCTAAACACTTTTCAGAAAAACATCATAGATATCACCGTTGACAGAATGACAGAGTACAGCCAAGAGACTCAAATCTATCTTATGAATTATCTCAAAGACTATGAATACAGCGATGTTTATGATGAATTTAAGAAATTATCACCCTTTGCAAGCGATTATTTCTCAAAAAAATTTGAACTATATCTCGAGGTTTATGACATCAGAAAAAATCTTCTTTCAAATACATACACCAATGAACAATACTACGTCTACCAAGATATATACTACGCAATCAACGGTATGAAGAATTATATTATAAAAAGTGAAGATGACAAAAAGATACTATTTTTTGCAAGTCCCGTATTCTACAATAATGAAGTAATTGGTGCAATTAGATTTATATATCCGATGAATTCGGAATTTCTCTTGATAGATAAAATAAAAGTAACTCTTGCAATTATTGGTGTTTTAGCAATATTTGTATCACTAATACTCAATTACTTTTTTTCAAATACAATTACTAGACCAATTGAAAAGCTAAAATACGAAACTGAAAGAATAGCAAATGGCGATCTTAGTACCCACATTGATATCCAAAGCAATGAGGAAATAAATTCTTTAGTAAATTCTTTCAATATAATGGTTGAAAAATTAGAGCACTACATTCAGTCATTAAATGAAGAAAAAGAAAGACAAAAGATATTTACAGACAATATTACCCACGAATTAAAGACTCCAATCACTGCCATACTCGGACATGCCGATCTTCTTCAAAGGCTGACTAATGAAGAAGATAAAAAAGTTTCACTAAATTACGTCGTTTCAGAAGGAAACCGATTACTAAAACTTGTGGAAGAACTCCTTGAGATATCCAGAATTAACAAAGATTCGTTCAATTTTGATTTCAAAAATCATAATATAAAAGATCTCATCAACGAATGTCTAGGAATTCTAAACCCACGATTTAAAAAATTTGGCATAGTAGTTGATAATAATGTTGAAGAAAAATCGTTAATTTTTGACTATGAAAAGATTAAGCAAGTGGTATTAAACGTTCTTGACAACGCTATTGTTCATAGCAAATGTTCTGAAATTACCATAACTTCAGAAGTTAACGAAGAATATTGTTATCTTATTATTCAAGATAATGGCATAGGAATCGATGAAAAAACGCAAGAAAGGTTGTTCAATCCATTTTTTACCCCTAAGAAACAAAAAAGTTTTGGCTTAGGGTTATATATCTCAAAAGAGATAATGAAAAAGCACCACGGCGATATCAATATAATTTCACAAATCAATAATGGGACAAAGGCGATATTAAAACTTCCATTGAACCTTAAAGGGGATCATTACAAACATGAAAAATAA
- a CDS encoding ABC transporter permease produces the protein MEIANKEFSNKFKSLMKNPSLLILLIAIFVVLFIFIIYPLFKVLIISFTDNNNNFSLDVYKSILSNDYMKQGFKNSILVATLTAVIGTLIGYLYAYTINRTNIPFKKFFRTIAIVPMVFPPFIGAMSIIMLFGFNGLITSKLFGIRTFPVYGLWGLMIAQVITFFPVAFITLDGVLSTISPTLEDAAFNLKASRWQVFTKVTLPLSVPGIASTMLVLFIESLADFGNPLILAGASFPVLSVQAYLEITGMFNLKNGAALAVWLLVPSLIAFILQKYWVNKKKYITVTGKPTTSQVKSVSTSAKWILFTLCMIVSIFIVLIYATIFWGAFTKAWGMNNQFTLDNFKYVFDVGKESIKDTLAIALTSTPISALLGMIIAFLIVRKSFPGKKALEFISLLNFAVPGTVVGIGYILGFNTKPLLLTGTFAILVLNFIFRYIPVGIQSGISLLNQVDPAIEEAAYTLGANDSQVFLKITLPLIIPAFFSALVYSFVRAMTAISAAIFLVSADWNLMTVQILSQTDSGRLSEACAFSVILILLILAFILILKIFLKNKVSLVDNNFGIE, from the coding sequence ATGGAAATAGCTAACAAAGAATTTTCCAATAAATTCAAATCTTTGATGAAAAACCCTTCTTTACTAATTCTATTAATCGCAATATTCGTTGTCTTGTTCATTTTTATTATTTATCCGTTATTCAAGGTACTTATTATTAGTTTCACTGACAACAACAATAATTTTTCTTTAGATGTATATAAATCTATACTTTCTAATGACTACATGAAACAAGGATTCAAAAACAGCATATTAGTTGCGACACTCACAGCGGTTATAGGCACACTTATTGGCTATTTATATGCCTACACAATAAACAGGACAAATATACCCTTCAAAAAATTTTTTAGAACCATAGCTATAGTTCCAATGGTTTTTCCTCCCTTTATTGGAGCGATGTCAATAATTATGCTTTTTGGTTTTAATGGCCTTATAACCTCAAAACTATTTGGTATACGTACATTCCCAGTATATGGGCTCTGGGGCCTTATGATAGCCCAAGTTATTACCTTTTTCCCTGTAGCTTTCATAACCTTAGATGGTGTACTATCAACAATATCTCCTACACTTGAGGATGCCGCATTTAACCTAAAAGCATCAAGATGGCAAGTATTCACAAAAGTTACCCTCCCATTATCAGTCCCAGGAATTGCAAGCACTATGCTCGTTCTTTTTATAGAATCTTTAGCAGACTTTGGAAACCCTTTAATCTTAGCTGGTGCAAGTTTTCCGGTTTTATCTGTACAAGCATATTTAGAGATTACAGGCATGTTTAATCTAAAAAACGGTGCAGCATTAGCAGTATGGTTGCTTGTTCCTTCGTTAATAGCGTTTATTCTACAAAAATATTGGGTAAACAAGAAAAAATACATCACTGTTACTGGAAAACCAACAACCTCACAAGTAAAAAGTGTGAGCACCTCCGCAAAATGGATATTATTCACATTATGCATGATCGTTTCTATTTTTATTGTACTAATATACGCTACTATATTTTGGGGCGCATTTACAAAGGCTTGGGGAATGAACAACCAATTCACCCTAGATAACTTCAAATATGTCTTTGATGTAGGAAAAGAGTCAATAAAAGATACCCTTGCTATTGCTTTGACCTCAACGCCAATATCTGCATTATTAGGAATGATTATTGCATTTTTAATTGTTAGAAAATCATTTCCAGGCAAAAAGGCTTTAGAATTCATTTCCCTACTAAATTTTGCTGTTCCAGGAACAGTTGTTGGAATAGGGTATATTTTAGGATTCAATACTAAACCCCTGTTATTAACAGGAACCTTTGCTATACTAGTATTAAACTTTATTTTCAGATATATCCCTGTAGGTATTCAAAGCGGAATTTCACTGTTAAATCAAGTAGACCCGGCAATTGAAGAAGCAGCGTATACACTAGGTGCAAATGACAGTCAGGTATTTTTAAAGATTACCTTGCCACTAATAATACCAGCATTTTTCTCAGCGTTAGTATATTCATTTGTTAGAGCTATGACTGCTATAAGTGCGGCTATATTCCTAGTTTCAGCAGATTGGAATTTGATGACTGTTCAGATCCTCAGTCAAACAGACTCTGGAAGATTATCTGAAGCATGCGCTTTTTCTGTTATATTGATACTATTAATACTCGCGTTTATTCTAATACTAAAAATCTTCTTGAAAAATAAAGTCTCACTAGTTGATAATAATTTTGGAATTGAATAG
- a CDS encoding response regulator transcription factor has product MKILIIEDEKSISDLIRMNLILEGFETIVSDEGYKGLQMFKKEEPDLVILDLMLPDCDGFEILKEMQEANYRTPIVILTAKSDQNDKILGLGLGADDYITKPFDNKELILRIRNIFKRMKKSELNSSNEINIGVFKIINNSRQFFIDSQEIYLTKTEFDLMELLMNNHKQVLSREVLLNKIWGFESEVDTRAVDMTIQRLRKKLGSYGDCIQSLYGIGYKFEANDEE; this is encoded by the coding sequence ATGAAAATATTAATTATCGAAGATGAAAAAAGTATTTCAGATCTAATAAGAATGAACCTAATACTAGAAGGCTTCGAAACTATAGTTTCTGATGAGGGATATAAAGGGCTTCAAATGTTCAAAAAGGAGGAGCCTGATCTAGTTATTCTTGATTTAATGCTTCCTGATTGCGATGGTTTTGAAATATTGAAAGAAATGCAAGAAGCAAATTACAGAACACCTATAGTTATTCTAACTGCAAAAAGCGATCAAAACGATAAAATATTAGGTTTAGGTTTAGGGGCTGATGACTACATTACCAAACCTTTTGACAACAAAGAATTGATCTTACGCATCAGAAATATATTTAAACGTATGAAAAAATCAGAATTAAACTCTTCAAACGAGATAAACATCGGGGTTTTTAAAATAATTAACAATTCCCGACAGTTTTTTATAGACTCCCAAGAAATATACCTAACGAAAACCGAGTTTGATTTGATGGAACTGTTAATGAACAATCATAAGCAAGTACTGTCAAGGGAAGTTCTGCTAAATAAAATTTGGGGATTTGAAAGTGAAGTAGATACAAGAGCAGTTGACATGACGATTCAAAGATTGAGAAAAAAGCTTGGATCCTACGGAGACTGCATACAATCTTTGTATGGGATTGGTTATAAATTTGAGGCGAATGATGAAGAATAG